A window of Gloeocapsa sp. PCC 7428 contains these coding sequences:
- a CDS encoding FAD-dependent oxidoreductase — MTKLDYLDSAEHQNKPQNQVRLYGQPNLAEAYEIRDFLNRSVVEFDWVELTSDEDCHRELGFAALNDLRLPVVEFPDGTRLFAPTIRDIAQRLGWVAQPKFKEYDLSIYGAGPAGLSAAVYAASEGLRTVLIERQAVGGQAGTSSLIENYMGFPEGIRGAELAERARQQAVKFGVELLLLREGIKAEFRNNRIYVDMADGSKMIARTNICATGVEYRRLNLPNEDRFLNRGLFYGAGVSEASMCRNQQVLVVGGGNSAGQAVMHFSQYAKQVTMIVRGSTLASTLSKYLIDRILNAANVEVLFNAQVTRLDGEGSLQQVEITDCSENLVRTIDTQYLFICIGGVPNTEWAKDTNIVRDEAGYLITGSDLLKNGQLPACWSIDRDPYFLETSVPGSFAAGDVRHGSTKRVASAVGEGAMAVTFVHKFLAEA; from the coding sequence ATGACTAAATTAGATTACCTAGATTCAGCGGAACACCAAAACAAACCTCAAAACCAAGTGCGGCTGTATGGTCAACCCAATCTAGCAGAAGCTTACGAGATCCGCGATTTTCTCAATCGAAGTGTGGTTGAATTTGATTGGGTTGAACTTACAAGCGACGAGGACTGCCATCGAGAATTGGGATTTGCTGCCCTGAACGATCTGCGTTTACCAGTCGTTGAATTTCCAGATGGTACTCGACTGTTTGCACCAACCATTCGTGACATTGCTCAAAGGTTGGGGTGGGTAGCCCAGCCTAAATTCAAAGAATACGATCTTTCGATCTATGGAGCAGGTCCGGCGGGGCTGAGTGCAGCCGTTTATGCAGCTTCTGAGGGGCTGCGGACTGTCCTGATTGAGCGACAAGCCGTTGGAGGGCAAGCTGGAACCAGTTCACTGATTGAAAATTATATGGGGTTTCCTGAAGGAATTCGGGGTGCAGAACTAGCGGAACGAGCGCGTCAGCAGGCGGTTAAATTCGGTGTTGAACTCTTGCTATTGCGTGAAGGAATTAAGGCAGAATTTAGAAACAATCGCATTTATGTCGATATGGCAGACGGCAGCAAAATGATTGCCCGTACCAACATTTGTGCGACAGGTGTAGAGTATCGACGATTAAATTTGCCCAACGAAGATCGTTTTCTGAACCGGGGGCTATTTTATGGCGCGGGTGTGAGTGAAGCGTCCATGTGCCGGAATCAGCAGGTTCTCGTGGTTGGTGGCGGTAATTCAGCAGGTCAAGCCGTCATGCATTTCTCACAGTATGCCAAGCAGGTGACGATGATTGTTCGAGGCAGCACTCTGGCATCTACATTGTCAAAATATTTGATCGATCGCATCCTGAATGCCGCCAATGTTGAGGTGCTTTTTAATGCTCAAGTTACGAGGCTAGATGGTGAGGGCAGCCTACAGCAAGTTGAAATTACGGACTGTAGCGAAAATTTGGTGCGAACTATTGATACTCAATATCTTTTTATCTGTATTGGTGGTGTGCCGAACACAGAGTGGGCAAAAGATACCAACATTGTGAGAGATGAGGCAGGTTATCTGATTACCGGATCGGATTTGCTTAAGAATGGTCAGTTGCCCGCTTGCTGGTCAATTGATCGCGATCCTTATTTTCTTGAAACCAGTGTTCCGGGATCGTTTGCTGCGGGTGACGTGCGGCATGGATCGACCAAGCGAGTTGCTTCAGCAGTCGGAGAAGGGGCAATGGCAGTTACATTTGTCCACAAGTTTCTAGCCGAAGCTTGA